Proteins co-encoded in one Oreochromis aureus strain Israel breed Guangdong linkage group 3, ZZ_aureus, whole genome shotgun sequence genomic window:
- the leap2 gene encoding liver-expressed antimicrobial peptide 2: MQKTGFFTQKKAAAALCIVLLMVAQQVCAGPLVSQDLSSFLQSADLRGSDVVHAPRRIARMTPLWRIMNSKPFGAYCQNNYECSTGLCRAGHCSTMNRSASQPVNY, from the exons ATGCAGAAGACAGGCTTCTTCACCCAaaagaaagcagcagcagcactgtgCATTGTCCTGTTAATGGTGGCTCAACAG GTGTGTGCAGGTCCTTTGGTTTCACAGGACCTGTCCAGCTTCCTCCAGAGTGCAgatctaagggggtcagatgtCGTCCATGCTCCAAGGAGGATAGCCCGGATGACCCCGCTGTGGCGGATCATGAACAGTAAACCCTTCGGAGCATACTGCCAAAACAACTATGAATGCTCCACAGGGCTCTGCAG ggCAGGACACTGCTCCACGATGAACCGTTCGGCATCGCAGCCGGTGAACTATTAG